The Penicillium psychrofluorescens genome assembly, chromosome: 2 nucleotide sequence TATATGATCCTTCGGTATCGTGTTTTGGGAAAGTTGATAAGAATAACAGAGAGcggtgatgaggaagatatatatttttaGATGCAAGCTGTATCAGTGGAGCACAACAATACAACAACACTTCATCCATGCTAACCGAGCTTTGTGGAAACAAGTCTCCGTACACTCCAAGCTCATGGGAGCGCGATATGCCAGCTGCCGATGGGATCCGCCTGAAACCTTGATTATTGGCGAAGCCAGCCCCAGTGGGAGGGCCATCAGCCCGAGGCTTTTTTGAGCACCTGAGGCTAAAATTCGCCGGTATTAGAGCCTTTCTTCTGCTGTTAAGTACGCGACTTTCCTGCCGTGAGAAATTTATTCTCAACCGTGATCAGCACTATACTGCAGATCGCTGGTAACTTTCAATAGCATCATCAGAGAGATTGAATCTAGTATTCCGGGTTCAATTTTATATCAGACTACCACCATCCTCACCCACCTAGCGTGCAATCACGATCGCCTCGCGATATTCTACCGGGCATGACCAGATCGTGCTCCGCATATACACAACTATTGCCGAAGTGCTGCCGGGAATTGATGTTGATAGCTCTAATGCGGCTTATGATGGACATCAGGTCTGAGCTGCTCATCGTACGATTGCTGCCTACGAGAACCGACTGTCGAAGTATTCACATCGCGGATTCGACGTATATGTATTAATCGATATATCCATTGATTCCATAGAGACTGATCGTAACGACatccgaagaagaaactgaGAAAAAAGCCGAGCcttaaaaaaaaacccccccACATATGCTCAACCGCCCCAAATCAATCCGCTAGATGGTTTCGCCCATACGCTTGCGCTCCAGCAGATGCGGGGGCAGAacatcctcggcggtctCATTGACATCGGCAAGATCCTCTTCGATCGAGATGTggtccttgatcttgaagaggaagacgggggcagcgatgaggatggaaCCGGCTAGCAGGCCCCAGTTGGAGGCCAGCTCGTCCATGTAGGGCGTCTTGACTCGGTCCATGTTCCACACGACCGCTGAGCCGGCGGATTGGAGACCCTTGTAGAAACCTGCCAGGTTGGCGAGTTTGCGGCCCGAGTTACCGAGGGAACCCATCATCCTGGAGGAAAGACGTTAGTTTGGAAGTTGACGATCTGGGATACGatgaaaaaaaggaaaactCACCAGTAGACAACACCCTGCCAGCAGGCGTCGTACATGCCATAGAAGAAGTAGAGGAACATGGGGCCGAGGTAGCCCTTGTGGGACCAGTCCCAGGCGTGGAACCCGTCGGGGTTCTTGACCGGGTCGTACGGGGCGGTGCTCTCGCGGGTGTACCACTTCTGCCAGGCATAGCCACCGCCCCAGATAAccatggtgagagagagcaagaaggcGAGCGCGCCCTTGGCACGGACGGAGCGACGGAAATACTTGAGATCGAGCAGGGGGCCCAGGAACAGGGCGGCGACGATCTGCGCAAACCAGTAGAGGAAGTCATTCAGAGCCTTGGTGCGCgtgttgaagatggccgCATTCAGGCCGTTCTGCTGGTAGGTGTAGAACCAGTTGGACGACCAGAACATggggaaaagaagcaggACACACGGCTCGCTGCGGACGGTTTGCCACATGCCGATGACCTCGCTCTTCCAGCTGGGGTTCTTCATCAGGATGACCTTTGTGCCATCCTTGCGAATGATCTTGTCGGCGTCGCAGATGAACAGAGCCAGGACGGCACCAAAGGCCATGAGCACGATGAAGGCGATGTAGGTGCCATCGGTAACGGTCTTGGCGACCTTGACGTGGATGTTCGTCCCGAGCGGGATCTGTGTGGGAGTGGAAAATTAGCCATGTGCGCGAACGATCGCCGAAAGTCCTCAAGAAGCACATACCAGTGCGC carries:
- a CDS encoding uncharacterized protein (ID:PFLUO_003447-T1.cds;~source:funannotate), which translates into the protein MESNEKSAETTTTEPEAFVRPDGWMYRSIKIGRWDLGWYASPHIQLGMIAFVCFMCPGMFNALQGLGGAGNTDTQVADQMNMALYSTFAVVGFLAGGVVNRIGIRIALAFGGIGYTIYSISLLVSVHKSVGGFNIFAGALLGVCAGLLWAAQGTIMMSYPPEARKGRYFTWFWSIFNVGACVGALIPLGTNIHVKVAKTVTDGTYIAFIVLMAFGAVLALFICDADKIIRKDGTKVILMKNPSWKSEVIGMWQTVRSEPCVLLLFPMFWSSNWFYTYQQNGLNAAIFNTRTKALNDFLYWFAQIVAALFLGPLLDLKYFRRSVRAKGALAFLLSLTMVIWGGGYAWQKWYTRESTAPYDPVKNPDGFHAWDWSHKGYLGPMFLYFFYGMYDACWQGVVYWMMGSLGNSGRKLANLAGFYKGLQSAGSAVVWNMDRVKTPYMDELASNWGLLAGSILIAAPVFLFKIKDHISIEEDLADVNETAEDVLPPHLLERKRMGETI